In Methanofollis aquaemaris, the genomic window CCACTCTGCGGCGAGGTGCCGGTCCTGCCGGCGGCCTTCGTCGATCCCGATATGGGGTCGGGGCTGGTGATGTCGGTGCCGGCCCATGCGCCCTTCGACTATATCGCACTGCGCGACCTCCAGGAGCAGGGCGAGTTCACCGGGATCACGCCGGTGGCGATCATCACCTCGAAGGGTTACGGGGATCTCCCGGCAAAGGACGCCATCGAGCGGGCCGGGATCACGCACCAACTCGATCCCAGGATGGACGAGGTGACCCGTGAGGTCTACGGTGCGGAGTTGCTCCGCGGCACGCTCCTCCCGAACTGCGGCGAGCAGGCCGGCAAGCCGGTGAAGCAGGCCCGCGACGATGTGGCCGCACTCATGCTCGAGGAGTACGGCTCGAAGGTGATGTTCGAGTTCGATACCAGTGACGTGGTCTGCCGGTGCGGCGGCCGGGTGTACGTGAAGATCCTCCATGACCAGTGGTTTCTCCAGTATTCCGACCCGGCATGGAAGGCCCAGGTGCACCAGCAGATCGACGAGATGAAGATCGTGCCCCAGGAGGTCCGCGCCGAGTTCGATCGGACGGTGGACTGGCTCAAGGACTGGGCCTGCACCCGCCGGGTGGGCCTGGGGACGAAGCTCCCGTGGGACACGAACTGGATCATCGAGCCGCTCTCAGACTCGACGCTGTACATGGCGTTCTACACGATCGCCCACCACATCAAGAAGATCGAGCCCGAGAAGCTCACACCCGAGGTCTTTGACTATATCATCTACGGGACCGGGAACCCGACGACGGTGCCGAGGGCGACGCTCGACGCGATCAGGGCCGAGTTCCTGTACTGGTACCCGTACAATTACCGCTTCTCGGCGAAAGACCTCATCTCCAACCACCTCACCTTCCAACTCTTCCACCACCGTGCGGTGATGGAGGAGGACAAGCAGCCGCAGGGCATGGTCATCTTCGGGATGGGGCTCCTGAACGGGGCGAAGATGTCCTCATCCAAGGGGAATGTGGTGCTCCTGGACGACGCCCTCAACGAGTTCGGGCCCGATACGGTGCGGATGTTCCTGGTGGGTTCGGCCGAGCCCTGGCAGGACTTCGACTGGCGCAACGAACTCGTGATCGGCGCGAAGAAGCAGATCGAGCGGTTCTGGAACACGGTCTCCGAGGGGATCGCCGTCGAGGAGAATGACGGGCGCGAGATCGACGGATGGCTGATCTCCAGGCTCCAGCACAGGATCGAGAACACCACCCTGGCGCTGCAGAACTTCCAGACGCGGCAGGCGCTGCAGGAGGCGTTCTTCGGGATCGAGGCCGACTTGAAGTGGTACCGCCGGCGGCTGCCGACGATCGCGCCGGGTTCGGCGGCGGTGCAGGAACTCTGCTCGGCATGGGTGCGGTTGCTCGCCCCGGTGGTCCCGTACACCTCCGAGGAACTCTGGCACCAGATGGGTCACGACGAACCGGTGGCCTTCGCCCCGTGGCCGGTGGCCGACGCCGCGAAGATCGACGAGAAGACCGAACTGGCCGAGGAGTTCCTGGCGAGGACCGTGGAGGATATCGAGTCGATCATGCGGATCATCCAGATGGAGCCGCGTGCGGTGAACCTGTATGTGGCTCCGGCATGGAAGAGACAGGTCTTCTCGATCATCGCGGGCGCTGCGGACCCCAAGCAGGCGGTCAAGTTGGTGATGGCCGACGAGGGGCTGCGCGGCAAGGGCAAGGAGGCGGCCGACGCGGCCAAGCAGGTGACGAAGTTCATCCACCGTCTGCCCCCCGAGCTGGTGGAGAGCGTCGCCGCTCACGGGCTCGACGAGATGGCGGTCCTCTCTGCGGCGCAGGAGTTCCTGCAGCGGGAGTTCAATGTCCCGGTCAGGATCCTGCAGGCAGAGGGGAGCGGCGAGATGAAGGCCGACGCCGCCCTGCCGTTCAAGCCGGCGATTGTGATCGAATAATTTTCTTTTTTTGCTCTGAAAAATCGGGCATGAACCCCTGGCTCAAGCGTACGGGATGAAAATTCTTGTTGGTCTCCGGTGAGTGGATCCTTGTTCCTCTTCGGAGCAGGTGTGAGAAGGCGTGGTGATCAGACGTGCCGCTCTCATCGCAGAATCTTCACCACAGCCTCGCGCCGGGGGTTTCACCCCCGGACCCCCACGACGAAGATAGGTGCGGAGCGGCAGCTGACGGGTGTTCCCCGCCGTAAGGAATGTGATCAGAGATCCTCGCACGCCCCAATGATCTTCATGCGGTATGCCTGAGGGGTGCTCTCGAATCATGCCCGATCCTCCGCACCACACACCTTCCCCGGATTCCTCCCGCTACCAATCCTTCTTCATCGCCTCAGCCTTCATCTCCTTCGGCATCAGTTCGATGGCGTACCGCAGTGCCGTCCGCGGCATCGCTTTCTTGTGCTCCATCACATACGCGAAGATTTCGTCCCGGTGCTGCCTGCTCGCCTCCTTGAGGAGCCAGCCGTACCCTTTCTGCACCAGGTCGTCTTCGTCGGTGAGAAGGAGGTCGGCGATCTCGATCGCGTCGTCCAGAAATTTCCCGTGTTTTGCCGGAACGATCAACGAGACCGCGGCGGCCCGCCGCATCCACCGGTTCTCTGACTGTGTCCAGCATTTGAGTTCCTCGAGATACTCGGGGTATTCCTGGATGAAGTCGCCCACCGCATGGTTGCAGAGCACGTCGCACTCGGCCCAGTTGGAGATGAAGGTCTCGATCCAGCGCCTGAAGACGGCGAGGTCTCCGGGTTCGTAGCGGTCATTGAGAAGATGCGCCCATTTCGAGACGATGGACGCCTCTTCCATATACCCCGAGGAGTAGAGTTCCTCGCAGAGGGCGAAGATCTCCGCCTTGTCCCGCGTTTTCACATCCTTCCAGTACTTCTTCGCGATCGCGTGGACGGCCGAGGATTTGAGGCCGTAGCAGACGACCTCCTCCTTGAAGAACCGGCCGGAGTTCTTCCGGATCTCGGGGTCTGCCTGCTCCTGCAACTCTTCGCGGATCTGCGCAACAACCGGGTCCATGATGAATGCTGGGGGGCCGAAACAATAAGGGTTGCGAAAAGACCGCCGGGCCGTTGCCGGGTTCGACAGGCTACGGTAGTGCTCGCCCTCCACATCATCAATCTGAAGAAGTGATCGATCACGCCCCATTTTGAATAAACTGAAAAAAAGGCTCTGTTGAAAACTTCTTCTGGAGTGTGAATGGTGCTGATGCTGACCACACTCCCCCCGCGTGACTTGATTGACGGAGGATGTCACCAGTCTCAGAAATGTTCCCCCTCTGCCTTCCCGCCCCAATCGCCATCCCAGGGGTCTGGGGGCAACACCCTCGGCGCGAAGATGGGTGAAGCATGTCGATCAGAAGGGCCACCCCACCAGAAGAATGAAGACGTTTCAACGGTTCTCTCGCGCCGGGGGAGACCCCCGGACCCTCCAGGATGAAGATAGGGAAGGGGCGGCGATTGAGAGGGGTCACGGATCCTTCTACACTCAGAAAAATCTGCGAGGGGCCCTGTAGAAACCATCCTCTTTTCATCACCTCAACCCCCCGGTGGACTGAATCCATCGCCTTCCCTCATGCTCACGCCGGGGGCGCCGCCCCCGGACCCCGTGATGAAGAGAGAGGCGAGGAAGGCGAGAAGAGAAGACCATGATGTGGGGTTGCAGTCCGCCGCCCATCTTCGTGCGGGGGGACCGGGGGGCGGCCAGCCCCCCGCAGAGATAGCCATTCTGGGCATTTACCATGAAAATGATCCAGACGTTCAATTCTGGAGTTATGGATGAGAATTTGAACACACAGATTTCTCTCATACCTGATATACGGAGAAAAAAACCGCCCTCAGAACGATCGGGCTCTCTGCCTTCCCGCCCCTATCTTCGTCCCGGGGGTCCGGGGGCAGCGCCCCCGGCGTGTATGATGGAGGAAGGCACGTAGTTCAGAGATGCCGCCCCCAATCGTCGAATCTTCACCGCCGTCTCGCACCGGGGGGGCGGTGCCCCCCGGATCCCCCCACGGATGAAGATAGCCGAGGAGCGGCAGTTGAACAGTATCCTTCAGGTGCCCTGTTGCGAGGAGAGGAATCAAGTATCCCTTCGCACTCAGGAGAACTGCAACGAGAAATTTTCATCACGTATGCTTGAGCCAGGGGTTCATGCCTGATTCTACAAAGTCCTGCGAGGGAAGATTTTCATTCGGTATGCCTGAGGCGTGTTCTCGACTCAGGAGCGACTCAACAGAGCCGAAAAAAGAATAAAATACCCACGTATTCGTCGCCCCCCCGAAGAGGGGGAAAAGAGTGGACCGGTTCAGTCCTTCTGCAACTTCTTCGCCCGTTCCTTGGAATTGTACCCGGTGACAGCATCGAGGTACTTCCTGAAGCGGCGGTTGGTGTCCAGGATCGTCTCGTCTTCGGCCGCCAGGTCGGACTCGGTGTCCACCACCACGGTCTTCCCCTTCTCGCCAAGACAGACCTCAAGCCGCTTGAGTGCACCGTACGAGATAACATAGTGTCCGTCCTTCTCCTCAGGCTCAATCCCGAAGCACTCGGAGAAGGAAGCGACCATCCGCTCCTCCAGTTCTTTCGTGAACCCCCGCTTGATCTTGTACTCCTGCATACGATCAGGTGTGCAGGCCGACCGGATAAACCCTTAGACACCGTGGGCATCCGCCGAAATACATGCCCCGGCCCCCATAAAAACCATGCCCACAGGACCGGTCGGCCGCGCGACAGAATGCCTGAGAATGTTTTTATGTTCCTCTGCCCATGGTAGGTTGATGTCGTCCGAACCGGATGTCAAAATCACATCTGAACCCCTGCGCGGGGAACACCCGGTGGTACTCATGGGCTTTCCCGGCAACGGGCTTGTCGGGAGCATCGCCCTCCAGTACCTCGTTGAACAACTGGACTTCAACCTGATCGGGAATATCACCAGCAAATACTTCCCGCCGGTCGCCATGATGGCAAACGGGGTCATCAACGTACCGGTCAGGATCTATGAGAAAGGCGATGTCGTGGCCATCGTCGCAGACATTCCCATTCACCCGATGATCTGCTACGAGGTGGCGAACGGGATCATGGACTGGATCACCCCCTACCAGCCCAGAGAGATCATCGCGATCGCCGGGATCGTCACCAACGAACCTGAGAAACGGGTTTTCGGGGTTGCAACACAGAAGGGGATGCTTGAGAGGATCCAGGAGCATACGGTTGTCCTGCCGATGGGGAGCATCTCGGGGATCGCCGGGAGTGTCCTGACCGAGTGCAAGATCAGAGACATTCCCGGCTTCGGATTCCTGGGCGAGACGGTCAACACCCCCGACCCCAGGTCTTCGGCGGCCACCCTTGCGGTCCTCAACACCCTCTACGGCTTCGACGTCGATATCGACCCGCTCCTCGAACAGGCGGTCGATATCGAGGCGACGATGCACAAACTCGCCGAAGAGGTTCAGCGGAACGAGCCGGTACAGAAGAAAGAGTACCTTCCGATGTACGGGTGATCGAGATGAAGATGACCGCATTGACAGGGATCTCAGGGGCCGTTCTCAACGAACTGAAGATGGGCAAGCCTCGGACCCTTGAACTGCAGAGCGCCCACAACGTGATCTCGATCGCCTCCCTTGAGGCCGGACCTGACACCTACCTCTTCCTCACCAATGTCGACCTCGAGGATCTTTCTCCGGGCGACGTCGGGATCATCGTCAGGGTACTCTCGGTGAGCGTCAGCATGAAAAGGGTGGTCGACTACATCCATCCGGTCTATTATGAGGAGCGGGAACGGCTCACGGCACGGACCCAACTCCGCTACTGCGCAAACTCGATGGTGAAGACCGTGCGGACCGGCACGATCTGCGAACCGGTGACCGTCGAGGTGGTCAAGGCAGCCCACTACCGGGCGATCTGACCTCCTCCATTCAAAAATTTAATAATCTGGGAGAGCAATAGTTATTGGCTCAGCCGGGGCCTGTGGCTTAGCCAGGATATAGCGCCGGGCTTCTAACCCGGACGTCGGGGGTTCGAATCCCTCCAGGCCCGTCTAATTCTGCCAATGTCTCGATATTCTCCCGGATGATCATTCTTATAGTATCAACGCCTGGTTCTCCTTCTTCATAGCGAGGGGCGATGTTCTCGCCTGCTGCTCTATCATGAAGAGCATGATCGATGGGGGTCACCAGATTTCTTCTTCCGGTGACTCGTCTTTAGACGTCCATCAGTGAGGGCGATCTCCTCATCGGGATCTCCGGCGTGAGCGTGGGGGAAGGCGCGGGATCGATCAGCGCGAGATGAAT contains:
- the leuS gene encoding leucine--tRNA ligase, with the protein product MAEWDIQKLEEKYRDVWPATFEADPDEKDKFYLNVAFPYPSGAMHVGHGRTYIVPDVVARFWRMQDKNVLFPMAFHVTGTPVIGISKRIAKGDPDTVRLYRDLYQVPEDVLAKFDDPMTIVRYFAGDYERIMRRCGLSIDWRRRFITVDPQYSKYIEWQYAHLKEGEHVVKGVHPVKYCPSCDNPVGDHDLLEGEKAEIMKFTLILFEWQGAKIPCATLRPETIYGVTNLWANPEVMYLRAKVDGEAWVLSREAAYKLEMQDHTIEVTGEVSGAEIVGSTASHPLCGEVPVLPAAFVDPDMGSGLVMSVPAHAPFDYIALRDLQEQGEFTGITPVAIITSKGYGDLPAKDAIERAGITHQLDPRMDEVTREVYGAELLRGTLLPNCGEQAGKPVKQARDDVAALMLEEYGSKVMFEFDTSDVVCRCGGRVYVKILHDQWFLQYSDPAWKAQVHQQIDEMKIVPQEVRAEFDRTVDWLKDWACTRRVGLGTKLPWDTNWIIEPLSDSTLYMAFYTIAHHIKKIEPEKLTPEVFDYIIYGTGNPTTVPRATLDAIRAEFLYWYPYNYRFSAKDLISNHLTFQLFHHRAVMEEDKQPQGMVIFGMGLLNGAKMSSSKGNVVLLDDALNEFGPDTVRMFLVGSAEPWQDFDWRNELVIGAKKQIERFWNTVSEGIAVEENDGREIDGWLISRLQHRIENTTLALQNFQTRQALQEAFFGIEADLKWYRRRLPTIAPGSAAVQELCSAWVRLLAPVVPYTSEELWHQMGHDEPVAFAPWPVADAAKIDEKTELAEEFLARTVEDIESIMRIIQMEPRAVNLYVAPAWKRQVFSIIAGAADPKQAVKLVMADEGLRGKGKEAADAAKQVTKFIHRLPPELVESVAAHGLDEMAVLSAAQEFLQREFNVPVRILQAEGSGEMKADAALPFKPAIVIE
- a CDS encoding DNA alkylation repair protein; amino-acid sequence: MDPVVAQIREELQEQADPEIRKNSGRFFKEEVVCYGLKSSAVHAIAKKYWKDVKTRDKAEIFALCEELYSSGYMEEASIVSKWAHLLNDRYEPGDLAVFRRWIETFISNWAECDVLCNHAVGDFIQEYPEYLEELKCWTQSENRWMRRAAAVSLIVPAKHGKFLDDAIEIADLLLTDEDDLVQKGYGWLLKEASRQHRDEIFAYVMEHKKAMPRTALRYAIELMPKEMKAEAMKKDW
- a CDS encoding DUF5611 family protein; translation: MQEYKIKRGFTKELEERMVASFSECFGIEPEEKDGHYVISYGALKRLEVCLGEKGKTVVVDTESDLAAEDETILDTNRRFRKYLDAVTGYNSKERAKKLQKD
- a CDS encoding proteasome assembly chaperone family protein — encoded protein: MSSEPDVKITSEPLRGEHPVVLMGFPGNGLVGSIALQYLVEQLDFNLIGNITSKYFPPVAMMANGVINVPVRIYEKGDVVAIVADIPIHPMICYEVANGIMDWITPYQPREIIAIAGIVTNEPEKRVFGVATQKGMLERIQEHTVVLPMGSISGIAGSVLTECKIRDIPGFGFLGETVNTPDPRSSAATLAVLNTLYGFDVDIDPLLEQAVDIEATMHKLAEEVQRNEPVQKKEYLPMYG
- a CDS encoding DUF473 domain-containing protein; translation: MTALTGISGAVLNELKMGKPRTLELQSAHNVISIASLEAGPDTYLFLTNVDLEDLSPGDVGIIVRVLSVSVSMKRVVDYIHPVYYEERERLTARTQLRYCANSMVKTVRTGTICEPVTVEVVKAAHYRAI